TTAAACTGCCCACAAAAGAAGTGTGCCTGGGAGGGTCCCGGGGAGAGCCCACGCCTGCGGCACCATCTGCCCGGCCCTTCAAGGAAGGGATCAGCCTTTAATCACTGGGAGCTGGTTTAGCCCTTTGGAGGCCGAGGCATTGTGCTGCGGACAGCGTGGCATTATTTAAAACCGCTCATTTCAAATTTTCAGGGCTGAAAATTGGGTCAGAgcttctctctcccctctcgCCGTGGCCGCGGGTGCCGCCAGCATCCTCCTTCCCATGCGGGGCGTGGCAggacctgctgtccctgcatccctccaggAATCCCGAGCTTCACTTCCCTCTGCAGTAACAGCACAAGCACATGCAGCCAGGGATAGCCCCAACCCCAAGGAATACTGCAGATTACAAGCTGACAAAATAATTCAGCAAACTGATTTTGAGTGGGACTCATGGTCTGTGTTCAGTTATAGTTTTTGACAGCCATCAAGAATTAAAATTGTTGTGCCCTAAGTGATCCATCTAAAGATAAAGTGTCTTTGGGCTGGGACGGGAATAGACCTGGCTTATGGATATCCACGAGGATCCAGGCATAGAAAAAGGCCTTAAAATCTTCGGGTTAATAATGGGTTACAGGATCATCTTTTGCAGAATTATGTCTTTTTATTCACTGTGTGCTGGGACATTTTGCTATCCAGGTATCCATGGCACAGGTTTGGCCCTGAgagagatgctgagggcaggtgGAACTGCCTGCCTGCAACTGAcaggaaaatgagaagtttCCTGTCTGATTTTGAAAGGCAGAGACAAGAAATAAGCAGGGTTTATCATCAATGTTGTAGTTGTAAAAAAACAGGTATTCAAAAACTGCATGAGGCCTGCCATGCCTGACTGACAGATCCCAAACATGACTGGGATTGTgctgggagggggcagcagACCTGAGCTGGCAGCATAAAACATcctggaagaaaattaaaatattgctaCAAGGCAGCTCCAATCCCGAATCTTGTCTGGTTCTTTCCCCTTCATTACCTGTGGCACAGAGGTGAGAAGAACCAAGACTGAGCAAAGTCACAGGAAGGCCTCACACCTGTAGCACCTCCTGAAAAGGGGATAATATAGCAAAAGAGAAGGCAAGAATTGACCTCTCTCTCCCTATCAGTTGTCTGTAAATGGGAAATATATTTAGGTGGAGACTCAGGAACAGTGAGGCATTTACAAAGTGGCATGAAATTAAACAGGACATGTTTGGGAAAGACATCACAATCATTACATGTCACGGGCTGCTGTAGGAAAGCCCAGATTACCCAAACAAAAGCAAGGAAGAGCTCTGGGTATAACTTACAGAGGGATTTTAAACAAtagagaggaaaatatttcaagctAAGTGTTTGAAGGGCTCTTCCCTCGATTTTAGTCTCTCGTTGCCTGAAAATTATCTGGTACTGTATTCATCTAAGCACGGTTTAATGTCGATGAAAGGGTTTAGTCCCTCTAATTCTGCATCTTTCCCTTTTCAACCTCTCTTTGGGGCTCAGAGCATTATCTCTTCCTGGGATCAGTCTTCTGTGCTTGATTTCAacccagcctgggaaaaagcagcacatgGAGATGTTGACGTTCCCAACATCAGGCAGAAGCTGGATGATAATGACGACGAACGCTTTCCCACGTTCCCTGCCCAGCGCCGCGATGCCAAACCCTATTGTGTCCCACACTCCCCAGCCCACCTGCTCCTTTGGGAGCGGGGTATTATCCCCAGGCAATTCACAGTCAATTTGCCATGCTGTAATGGATGCTTTCCCTTTGTCCCGGGCACGCATGGATTGGCTGGAGACTGTGGGAAACTCCGAGTCGCTCCGGACCCAGACTTTTGTAATGCGGCTCCTGCGTATAAATAGGGCAGATCCCGGCTCCCTTCTCCACTCGGAGCTGAAAGCAGCCCTTGGGATAACGATGCTCTCTCCCTGGACATCCCATCGCCCGGAGGGAAGGAAGCACAGGGTGAGTGTCTGCTGGAGAGCCGGGAAGGGCCGCACTCCGGGGTGCTGAGAGCTGTTGGGGTGTTGTTGGGGAGGGGAAGCCTCGCTGCTcaccttcccttctcccccttctGTGTTACAGCTCCGGGAACCCCGGCTCGGATTTACAGCAGCTGGaactgctcctggagaagggatTTCAGAGACACCGGCCCAACTCCGAGCTGGGGGAAGGCGAAATCCTGGGGGGATGGCTGTGAGCGAGCCGGGATACGGGCGAGGTGAGTGCTCCCCATCACATCCCCATCTCTCTCGCTGCcctttcctttgggaaaagCTCCAGCCGGCTCCTCCCCGTGTAAcacttttctcctctcctgccctttcAGCTCTAGCAGCCAAGAGCCCGCGGCAGGATGATCCTGAGgggcagagccccagagccGCTCTGCAACCCCCGTCCCTCCGTTCCACGGGCGCAGCACCGCGGGGGAAGCTGAGCTGCCGCTCCCGGAGGGCACAGGTGCCACCTGGGGACTCTGCTTCTTCCTCCAGCCACCAGCTTccaccaaaaccagcagcacCGAAGCGATTCCAAAGCCTCCGCGGGCACCGGCAGTTCACGATTCCGTGATTTTTGGACTTTTCCCGTGTTCCAGAGGAGACCATGACTTGCTGTACAAGTCGCCCCCACTCCTCTCACGAGTAGGGAAGAATGTTTCCCCTTTGCAGGTCATTGCTCTGCATGGATGTGAGCTCCCCTTCTCCCAGAAGGACTGCGAGGATCCCACCGCGCGGAGACAGAGTTGTTCTGAGGGAATGTGAGCTGTATCCTCCTGCTGGGAGGGCTGCAGGGGTCGTTCGGAGCGGAACGACGGCTGTTCTTAACCTCTGCGAGGTTGTGCGTGTagctctgctgggaaagctGTGAGCCCTGGGACCGGCAGAATTCCCAAAAGtgtccctgcttttcctctggCTCCTCGGGCTCCCCACCTGGAATGCCCCGGGGTCTCACTGGACACATTTGGGAATCTGGCCTTCCCACGGTGCCATGAGAGGTTCTATAATATTTATAGTCTGTACTGAGCACGCTCTGAGAATGGTTAAACCATATCCCAAACTATGTAGAGGAAATTCCTCGGGATGTCTTGCTCACGAGCCAGGGCTGTTTGTGAGGTTCAGGATGCGTGTGTGCCTTTTGTAAAGGCAGGAGATCTTTTTTTTGTCCTTATAGGACTGAAAGTTGCAGCTGTGCTGTcgattataaaataaatatttattaaagtCTTTCATGAAAGGCAGGTgtataaattatatttacttttgGGTACCCTTTTGccaggggaaaatgggaatttgttACTGTCCTTGGAGGATGTTACGATGTGTTCTGTGCAAGCTGCACCAATGTATGACCTGTGCCAGAGTTATCTTGAACGTCAGAAGTTGCAGAAACTTTTAACggtcaaaaataaaaatctgcttaATCAATCCGAagttattctttttttaaagtagtttttACAGCTGGTTTCCCTGTGGTCAATGGACATGAGACAGATTCCAGTGAAAGCAGAGATGTTCAGATTTGACACCGAATTTCCCCAGCAGTTCTGTGTCCATTGGGACGCCCTGCAATGCTGTTTTCCATGGCTCGGGAATATcaaaccccagctctctcaatGTGAGACAAAAATAACAGCACGCCCCAGCAGcaaattctctgggaattcagAGCCAAGAAAGGTCACTGCAAGTgtgaaaaaaatcatggaatggtttggttgggagggaccttaaacGTGATCTAATTCCAACCCCTtgtcacaggcagggacaccaaACCCAGAAAGCGCTTTTGATTAAGAGATTAAATTTTCCAAGGCACCTCACGGCACAATTCACATTCCTGGGGATGCGTCCGGGTCACAAAACACTTGGAAAAACGCAGGTTGTTAAAATTCAGGGATTCGGCTACAGGGGGCACACGTGAGGCTGTGTGGAGCTACCGGGGATCCCCCCGGGGGTCTCTCTGCCCGTTGTCCCCAATTCCTCCCGGGGGTCTCTCCCTATctcccccaaattcctcccccATGGTCTTATTCCTCCCCACCAGGGGTCTGTCCTTGTCCTCCGCCCCCCGCTCCTCCCGAGGTCTCTGCCCCGGGATCTCTCCCCGTCTCCCCTCGCTGCCCCCAGGGGTCTCACCGACCCCTCCCCGGGGTGTCCCCCCGTTTCCTCCCTCTGGGGTCTCACCGATCCCTCCCGGGGTGTCCCTCCCATTTCCCCTCTCCAAACCCCCCTCCCCGGGGTGTACCCCCAATTCCCCCCTCCAGGGTCTCCCCGATCCCTCCCGGGGTGTGCCCCCCAATTCCCCTCTCTGGGGTCTCACCGATCCCTCCCAGGGTgtccccccatttccccccggGGTCTCTCCGCCCCCCTCACAGTCCCTcaggccccgccccgccggtgGGCGTGGCCGCCGCGCGCTCCCCGCCCAATCCCCGCGGCTCCGCCTCGTTCCTATGCAGATTTATGCGCATACATTTGCATGCCGATGAGGCCGGGGTGAGGGAGGGAGCGGGTCGCCTTCAAAAtggcggagcggggcgggcgcggcaGCGGTCACGGCAGCCTGGACAAGAGCATCACCCTCCCGCCCGACGAGATCTTCCGCAACCTGGAGAACGCCAAGCGCTTCGCCATAGACATCGGTAACCGGGAGTGGGggcctgcagggagcaggcgGCGGTGGGGAAcgggcggcggctccggccccGTTGAGGGGACCCGcggggggccgggccgggctggcgCGGGGCACGCTGGGAAGTGTAGTCTCCCGCGTCGCGCAGGCCAGCGCGGGTGGGCGCGGGCTCACTACAGCTCCCGGCGGGCTGCGCGGTGTGTGGGCAGCGCGGGGCACGACGGGGGTTGTAGTCCCGCCGCCCGGTGTCGGTGCGCCGCGGGCGAGGAGTAGCACTACAAGTCCCGGCGGGCCGTGCGCGGGTAAcgggccgcggggagccgggcgggGCGGCCCGGCCGGGGCTGCCCTTGGCGGCCAAGAGGGAGACGGGGGAGAGCCCGGAGGGTTCGGCCGGACcggccggggggcggcgggacTGGGGGGCATCGGCTGCACCCCTTGAGAACGCGCCAGACCCTGCCCCAGTGCGCCAGGCCCGACTGCGGAGCCCCTcggccgccccctccccaggcCGCGGCCCGCGGGATGCTGCGGGCGCTCCTCCGACTCCCCAAACCGgcctggaaaaagcagaaagggcCGGGGACGGCGGCTGTGGCAGtgcccgggcagggcagggcggcTGCGGGGCTTGGAGTGGGACGGggtctgtcactgctgcctcagtcacccccaaaaacacccgACATTCCCGATTTCCCACACCCTGAGCGAGCCACAGGGTGACACATGTCAGGGTGACACACGTCAGGGTGACACCTGCGCGCCACAGCCGGGAGttgtgcagggacaggctgagcctGTTCCAGTTCCTCTGGTGCAGGGATCAGCAGTCGCTCTCTGGACACCCACTGAGCCAAAAGTGCCATTTCACGCGTTTTCCTTCCGTTTTACGGTCTCGAGATTAGTGGAATTTTTATGAGAAAagccagggaaaagaaaaacaagctcTTACTGTCCAGGTGAACGCTGCTGTGTGTCGTGGAGGCTCAGGGACAGTGGGAAGAAAACCTGCACCCCAATAGAAAACCTTGTGTCGCCAGTTCCTTCAGcccctcaggagctgctggttaCAGTAACAGCCGGGACTGGCCTTTGTGCGGGTCAGCACGGAATTAGAGGCGTGGGATTAGTTATAAAACCCAGTTACATGTCTCAGCTGGTGTTCTGAGTGGATTTAAGTCTTTAAAAACTGCGAGGGGAAGGGGATAATGCAGAAAGCATGGCTGTGCATACCGTGGGTCTGGTAATgaattcctgcagcacctgtgTCATTGTTGGTATAAAGCACATGACATTCCAACACGGGCTTTGTGATCCTCGGTTTGGAGGTGTGGAGGGAAGCTTCTCCATAAAAAAAACTGTGCAACCCCTCACCTTTTAGCAGAACAGACTGTGGGTTTTGTTTACCAGAAACTTTAAGGTACTGGCTGGGACACCGAAATCAGATCCAAGGTCAGGGAAGCTTTATTGCTTTTGTTACTATAAGTGTCTGTCCATGGTCACTCTACGTTGACCTCACTTAAATTTTCCTGGAGTAAACTGCCTGTTTTTCTCCTACTGgttgcaaattatttttctaacaaaaatatttgagcaCTGTGCAAGAGCTGACAGTGCTGATATGAAGGGAAAGCTACACACTCTAGGGATTATCTTTCACCTCTGCTGCTTCATTTCTTGGTTATTAGGCAGCAGAGTGCAATGCCACCGAATTTAGCCATTATTTAGGATCTAACATTGCcaggtttttatttgctttcaggACTTTAATGATAACCCAGTAGTGGATCACAGTTACCCTCAGACCTGGAGCACTGTGGAAAACATTGAAGTTATACAGTGTAACCCCAGAAATCCACTTTTGCAGGTCAGATGCAAAGACAGGGCAAGGGATTGAATTGTGTTTCAAGGGGAGAGTTGAAAGTTTTATTGCCATGAACAGACTGGAGGCCTGAAGGGGATgatggggctgctctgctcagacTTGCACACTGGTAATATCTGCAACTGCTGTGTGCTTGAGAAACATCACTCTGAGCATTCTTTACCCCAAAGCCAAGACCAATCTTGCAAAATAATTACTCAGTACAGAGGGTCATTTTCTAACCAAGCCATGAGTTTGCAGACTTGTCCCTAAAAGGAGAGTAAGAATATTATTTAGGTGTTGCTGGTGAAACCCTCTGTGCACATGAGGGGCATTGCTCAGTGGTGGCAAACCAGCTGAGAAAATCCTGGTACAGATTTGGGGGAGGTTTCATAAAGTTTCCAAACACAGTAAATATCAGCAGAGCATGTACTGGGCTGGCTAATTAAGAATTTCCACTGCTCATCCTCATCCCATATCAGTTGGGCACAAACTGAATTTATGGAGCTTTTCCCTCCTGTGATGCCCTGGGGGTTAAGCAGGCCAAGCAGTTCCTTAACAGATgttctttctgcatttccattAATTCTCTCTGGCTTTAACTGAGGAGACCTGGAGAGCCAAGAGCTGACATAAACATAAGTTCTATTGTTTGCTCCCAGTTGAGGCATTAATCATAACTTGTCATCTCTTTATGAACAGGTGGTTCATTAACCAAATTGGCTTATTACTCAACTGTACAGCACAAAGTGGCAAGAGTGAGATCCTTTGATCATTCTGGAAAGGTGAGAATTCCATCAGGGATCAGCTGCATCTGATTGATTCATATTCTGGACTGGGTAGAACAGAAATTGTATCCAAACCAAATATATATAATAACTTGTTCTATATAAAATTTTTTGGGAAGTGTTTATATTGCCAGATactgtttgaaatatttattttccatacaTTGTGTGGtacttttgtaaaaaaaatacctgCTCCTGTGCAGACATAACTTTGCTCATGCAGAGGGATTTCCTGCATGTCAGCTGCATGGGAGAATTGATTCTCTCAGCTTAAGGAGAATTAAGACCTGTGAAACTCTATTCTTCTTTGACATAGCTTGAGGTGTTATATTTAATGGCATTAACACAGTTTCAAGGGcaaaaaaaagcacaagtaCTGATGTTCAGTAGTTCAGCATTTAACCTTGTTTCTGCAAGAATATTCTCTTAAGAAatccttttctctcttaaagGACATAGACAATGAACCTTTGTATGAAATATCTGTTCAGGAGGAGATTACAGCTCGACTTCACTTCATTAAATTTGAAAACACTTACATTGAAACCTGCCTAGATTTCATCAAAGACCATCTTGTCAATACAGAGACAAAAGTCATCAAAGCCACTGGTGGTGGTGCCTACAAATTCAAAGACCTTATTGAGAAGAAGCTGGGGTTGAAGTAAGTGGaattgctttttattctgtaaaGAATTAACTTACACCTACTCCAAAAGCTTTTATCATTTTCCTGGGCATGCTCAGAGCTAATTCATGTGACAGTCATTTATTGTATAGCTCCTACCTAAACTTTCTGCAAAGGCTTGCAGGAGAACAAAGGGCTGCCCCATGAATTTACAGCCTCATAAATTTACTGTTCAAACACCATTATCAAACACCAAATACTAAAAAGCTTACACTGAAACCTACCTAGATTTCATCAAAGGCCATCTTATCAATACAGAGACAAAAGCCATCAAAGCCACAGATGGTGATGCCTATAAATTCATCTTCTATGCTGTAAGTGtagaaaaacattaatttgcCCCAATATTAAACATCACTGGGGAGACCTTCAAGGCACCTTTCCTGCTGTGATCTGTGGAGTACATTCCTCAGCCCCTGAGGGCCTGAGCTCATCTTTTACAATGTCTTTGCAAATTACTGATTTCTCCTGATAAGCTGGACTCTGTTATCTGTTTATTTCACACTAGCCCCCTTTAGTGCCTTATTGGCTGTTATTTACTAATAATCAATTGATCAAGATAAGGAGGCAGCTTCCCCTCTTATCTCATCTGCTGCACctgcttttggttttcatttggtTCTGACATAGTCACTTGATCCCCAGGTCCAAACCAGAGCAGCTTCTCCATCGTGGAACACACGAATCATTCTGCAGTAGCTGAGATGAGTTTGTGTCTTGTTTCTAACAAGCCTCAGGATATTTTCTGTAAGAATTTCCATAAATCAATAACAGTACAGAGGCACAGAAGTTCACAGAAGTCACTGTGTGTTAGCTGACTTACCAGTCATCTCTAAATTTTGTATCACATTCCCAGACTTCACACTGGATATGTCCTGTTGTGAATCCTGCTACTCTTGTGAGaagtctttttttctgtgtttgttgaTCCCAGTTGTAGGCTACTCCCAGTCCATTGAATCTAGCACAAACAAGTTCTGAAATGTTGAGGAGGCCTTTTGTGCTTTATTAGGAGGCAGGGGAAGAGCAACAGATAATTATTCCATGTTGAGAAATTGTTTTCTGAGGTTAATTTCCAGCTAAGCTTCCTGACCTACTTTGTGGCAGGGGTGCACAGACCATGAAAGGAGCCGGGCTGGATGGAGCAGTGTAAACAAGCAAACAGGATTATTTGTAATGACAACATGATTAAAGTTACTGTGTAACAGAACTCCAGCCTGGAGTTGTGGCATGGGAGGGGAGCCCCAGACCATGTGCAGATGGAGGTTTCATGTTtccagggagctgggcttgtgcCACGTGGTGTGAAAATTCCAGTCTGCAAAGTCTGTGCAAACTGCTCCAAAAGCAAACTGCCTTATCAGGAGGGCTGGGACATTTATTTaaggttttttcctccccctcaGAGTTGATAAGGAAGATGTCATGACCTGCCTAATTAAGGGGTGCAACTTTGTGCTGAGGAACATCCCCCACGAGGTGTTTGCTTACCAGAAGGATTCAGACACAGAATTCCGGTTCCAGACAAACCACCCCAACATTTTCCCTTATTTGCTGGTGAACATTGGCTCAGGGGTCTCCATAGTGAAGGTGAGTGGTGGCCAAAATGCCTTGTTGGAGATTTAGTAAAGGTGATCTGAAACCTCTCACTGGTTCAGATTTGTACTTGTTTCTTCTTGGGTAATGCaaggttttgaaagaaaattgtgccttttttaaagtttatttctaGTAATTGCAGAGTTATGAATGCTTTTCcattcactgatttttttaaaattacatttaatttgaTGTGGTTACATTACCTGATGAGGACAAAGGCTGTCAGATCAAAGTGATTTTTGATATTTATTTGATCACACTGGTGAAGAGACCAAGTTTAATGTCTATATTTAGCATTATTTGCCAAGAATTAAATACAGATATTTCCAAAAGTGCTTGTGGTGCAACATGCCCTTCTCACCTGCCACTACCACAATGGAAGGATTCCATCTCCACTGATTCCACTGTTCCAAAACTGTACACTCTGACCTTTAAATCTGTGTTAAACATTATAACAGGACTTTCTAAATAAATCTGCCTTGTTTGATTCACAGGTAGAAACAGAAGACAAATTTGAATGGATTGGGGGCAGCTCAATTGGAGGTGGAACCTTCTGGGGTCTTGGAGCTTTGCTCACCAAAACAAAGGTATCCAAGTCTTTCTTTTAAAGGGAGTGGGATTAAATTAAATGCTGGGAGGAAGTCTGAAATGTTGGAATGTTAGGTAACAAGGCTGAGTCCTGGACTTGTGTTCATATTTTTGATACTTCTGATATGTAAAAGGAAGCTTTACATGGAAAAGTTATGGTGGAATATAGGGACAAGAATTAGGAGATGCTTATTGTGACCAAAAGCAATCCTGCATGGGGCTTAAGGACAAATGATGGACAAGAACCTCCTCAAAGTGGTTTGgtaattttttattctcttttcaaCTTAAAATGCCAGCCCAGTTCCTGCAATGCTGTCTGCAGaagagagcagggagcacacaACTGCTGCAAAATGTCTGGGAGCTGAGAGAAGAACTTTTGCCTCATGGTTGGTTCCTTGGCTGCCAACTTGAGTTTAAATCCTGGGTTGATGGACAAGGCCTGACTTAGTCctgctcagccagcccagctctgacatCATGCTGGGCTTGCCAAAGAGCCATGTGGCTTAAATGAGTGTCCTGAATGTCAGCAGAGTAGGAAAAGCTACAGTTACATATGCACCAGATAGGGAAATGTCAAagggagggcacagcctggctgtgcttttTGATGGATGCTCCTAAAGAAGAAATCTTAGACCATGACAGTGCCTGCTCTTAATTCTCTCTTGGTTTtgtagaagaaattaaaattagcaggattaaaaattaagtattgGGATAATGGAGCTTGCCTGCAAGTTTAATTTCAGGGACAGTGGCACATCCTGCAACAGTAAAGGTACACTGAGACTTTTTTCTCAAACTTCTATTTTACTGTGCTTCAGgaagacaaaattctctttccTCTTAGTTCCTATATTTCTGACTTCTAAGATAAGGGATGCTATGAGCCTTCTGACTGTTTTATATGTGCTGACCCACTCTAGTTTTCAGGGGAAATTCAACAAAATATCTGCAGATAAGAAAGAGTTTGATTGTGGTGTTCATTTTTAAAGGAGCTCCACTGAAGATCTGTGTGTTTGACCAGATAGGGAGTCTGGATCTGTCCTTGTAATTAGAAATAGCCTGGTTAATTCTAAGACTGGTTTTGCTCAGTagagatgctgcagagctctggccCAGGCCAGCTGTAGTAACTGTGCTTCTCACCCTCAGAAATTTGATGAATTGCTGCAGCTGGCCTCAAAGGGCCAGCACACCAACGTGGACATGCTGGTGAAGGACGTGTATGGAGGTGCCTACCAGACCCTGGGGCTCAGTGGGAATCTCATTGCCAGCAGCTTTGGGAAGTCCACCACAGCAGACAAAGGTACTGGGATCAAAAAGATCTACCCAAACATCTCCTCTGGCTCTTGGCAATCAACTTTATACTGATCAAACAAATAGAACTGAAAATAATCACCAGCATCTTTCATGATCTCGTGTTTTGCCTGCACAGTATTGATTAAAGATATTATGTAGTCCTGCTTTATAAGCAgacatttaaattttctttttggggTTGCCTAAgccaaaggaaaatttaaaaatagctatCTGGTTAGCCTGGGATTAATTAATTCCTGTGGGAAATAGATGTGGCTTTCTGGGCTCCAGAAAGGCCCTTTGGCAGTGATTTACTacaattttcagtttatttgcagtattttaatGAAGTACTTGCAGTGCATCTCAGGCCAAGAGGGATGGATGAACCCTAACCCGTGGTTCCTAGAGAGAAGAAATGGTTTCCTGCCATCCAGGaagttttttttcaagaaatatttcacataggcttattggggttttttttttcccctgatatCTTCAATCAAATCACACTCCTTGTTGAAAGTGCATTTTGTATGTGAGGTTTTTGTAGGGGGTGACACATTTCTTTTCCACACTAAGGAAAACTGCTCCACCcctggatttttctttccccaacTGCAGGCTCAGTTAGGAAATCACAGTCCACTGGAGTTTTCTCAGTCTGtgtgtaatttattttactcttccttcccttccagaGTTTTCCAAAGAAGATATGGCCAAAAGTTTGCTCCACATGATCAGCAATGACATTGGTCAGCTGGCCTGCCTCTATGCCAAACTGCACAACCTGGATAAAATCTATTTTGGAGGTTTCTTCATCCGGGGCCACCCCGTCACCATGCGCACAATAACCTACAGCATCAACTTCTTCTCCAAGGTAAGGAAAACACAGCCTTCCCTACAGCAGAGGCACTTCTTAGCTGTTTTTCTAGGCTCTTGGGATACTTTCATAAATGAATTTGCACATGAAATAAGCTTAGAAGGCTGCTCCTTAGGTAGGTAAGGCAGGGATGTGTTGTGGGAGGGTGAAATCAATGTGAAATGCCTGGGAGTTGTGTCTGgccctttttctctctccctacctccctctctctctctttattattactttttgaTTGACAGTCTGTCTTGTAGCTCCAAGTAATGAGTTTCCACTGTGTTCTTAGATAGTCACCATCATTATTCAATTCCTCTTGCTGATTTGCATCTTTCCACCCCCAGGTCATGCAGTGTGGGGTTGTTCTGCTGAGACAGTTGGCATCAGTGGGgttttgttattaaaaagaaaaatcaaaccccAAATCAACTAAGCTGAAGTTCTTTGCAGATTTTGAAGCTGTGGAAAATACTGAAGATTTTTGACTAGGAAAAAGGTCTAATCCACAAGCTCCTTAATGGTTGTTACAGGTAGATTAGTCCTGCACTTTGGGAATTTTATAGAGTAGatgacagcatttttttctcatctcagTGCTTCATGCAAGAGACTCCTGTGTGCTGCTTTCCCCCCCTCTTTATTTCACCATTGTTGTCCCTTTCTGTAAAACTTGCTGAGTTCCAAGAAAGCTATTGCAAAACTGCAGCTTTAGGTTGTAAGAGACACTTTGCCAGGATTTAAATCCAAAGCTCCctgtgagctggagctgctgtttcccTGTAGCCCCCCTCAGGGTGAGCTGTTCCCAAGCCACTGCTGAATTCCTGGAAAAGGCTGTGTCTCACCCAGCATAGGAAAGCTGAGGGGCCCTGCTCTGAGGGTGGAGGTTCTCCTCCCCAGCATTCCTGTATTTTGCATTAATAATGGAGTTTTTTGGATGGGGGAG
This DNA window, taken from Oenanthe melanoleuca isolate GR-GAL-2019-014 chromosome 21, OMel1.0, whole genome shotgun sequence, encodes the following:
- the LOC130261563 gene encoding uncharacterized protein LOC130261563 codes for the protein MVSSGTREKSKNHGIVNCRCPRRLWNRFGAAGFGGSWWLEEEAESPGGTCALRERQLSFPRGAAPVERRDGGCRAALGLCPSGSSCRGLLAARAERAGEEKSVTRGGAGWSFSQRKGQRERWGCDGEHSPRPYPGSLTAIPPGFRLPPARSWAGVSEIPSPGAVPAAVNPSRGSRSCNTEGGEGKVSSEASPPQQHPNSSQHPGVRPFPALQQTLTLCFLPSGRWDVQGESIVIPRAAFSSEWRREPGSALFIRRSRITKVWVRSDSEFPTVSSQSMRARDKGKASITAWQIDCELPGDNTPLPKEQVGWGVWDTIGFGIAALGRERGKAFVVIIIQLLPDVGNVNISMCCFFPGWVEIKHRRLIPGRDNALSPKERLKRERCRIRGTKPFHRH